CGTCAGGTAGTCCAACGGGAGCGCGAGCGGGTCGCCGTGGAAGTTGCCGCCCGAGAGGACCGCCGCGTTCTCGGTGCCGCTGGCGCGTGGGTCCGTCTCGTCGGCGTCGAAGATGAGCGGGTTGTCCGTCGCGCTGTTCAACTCGACTTCGACCGCTTCGCGGAGATGTCGAACCGCGTCCCGGACTGCGCCGTGGACCTGCGGCAGACACCGGAGCGAGTAGGCGTCCTGCACGCGGTCGCAGTTGCGATGGGACTCCACGATTTCGGAGTCTTCGGTGAGTCGCTTGACGTTACGCGCGCTCTCGGCGTGGCCCTGATGCGGCCGAATCGCGGCGATGGACTGGTCAGAGGACGCCGTGGTGCCCATCGTCACTTCGGTCGTGAGCGCGCCTGCCACGTCTGCGGCCCGAATGGCACGCTCTGCGTCCACGACGGCGAGCGCGGCCAGTCCGGCAGACAACTGGGTGCCGTTGATGAGCGCGATGCCTTCCTTGGCTTTCAGCGTGAGCGGGTCGAGTTCGGCGGCGGCGAGTGCTTCGTCGCCGGGCAGTCGTCTGTTCTCGTCGCCACTCTCCACGTCGGCTTGCCCCTCGCCAATCAACACGAGCGCGAGGTGTGCCAGCGGCGCGAGGTCGCCGCTCGCACCGAGACTACCACGGGACTTGACGACTGGGTGAATTCCGTCGTTCAGCATCGAGACGAGTTGGTCGATGACGGCTTCTCTGACGCCCGAATAGCCCTTCACGAGCGCGTTGACTCGCCCGAGCATCATCGCTCGGACTTCTTCGCGGCCCAACTCGCGGCCCGCGCCAGCGGCGTGGCTTCGCACGAGGTTCAACTGAAGGCGTTCGATGTCCTCGCGCGGAATGCGTTCGTCCACGAGTTCGCCGAAGCCCGTATTAACCCCGTACACTGGTTCGCCGCTCTCGACTACTTCTTCGACCCGCTCGCGGGCAGTTCGGACCTTCTCGCGCGCCTCGTCCGGGACGGCGACCGGTTCGTCGTCGCGAGCGACCGCCGCGACGTCTTCTGGCGTCAGAGACTCGCCGTCGAGGCGGACCGTCATCGGGTCACCTCCGCTTCTCCTGACTCGTCGTGAACCACTTTCCCGTCTTTCAGCACCGTCTCGACGGCGTTCACGCCGAAGTTGTACGGCACGTGGACGTAGCTTGGCGCGTCCAGAATCGCCATGTCTGCCGGTGAGCTTTCCCGGAGGGTACCGACCGACTCCGGCAAGTCGAGGGCCTTCGCGGCGTTGCTGGTCGAAGCGACCAGTGCCTCCGCCGGGGTCATCCCCATCTCGACGCAGGAGAGCGAGTTTGCAAAGCCCATGCTCTGACTGTAGCAGTTCGGATTGAAGTCCGTGGCAACTGCGACCGGTGCGCCCGCGTCGAGGAACGCACGGGCGTCAGCGTACTCCGCGCCAAGGCCGAACGCCGTGCCGGGCAGAAGGACCGGGACTACGTCGTTCTCCACGAGCGCGGCGATGTCGTCCTCGTCAGAGTACAATAGGTGGTCGGCACTCGTTGCGCCGATTTCGGCGGCTAGTTGCGTGCCGCCGATGTGCGCGAGTTCTTCGGCGTGGACTTTAGGCGTCATGCCTGCTTCCTCGCCTGTTTTCAATACTCGTCGGGACTGCTCGACGCTGAAGACGCCCTCCTCGCAGAACACGTCGCAGAACTCCGCGATTCCTTGGTCGGCGACGGCCGGAATCTGCTCGTTGACGACTTCCGCGACGTATTCGTCGGTGTCCATCTCCTGTGGTACCGCGTGGGCACCCATGAACGTCGGCACCACGTCTACGGGATGGCGAGTGTCGGCCCGGTCGATTACGTCGAGCATCCGGAGTTCCGTCTCGGTGTCGAGTCCGTAGCCTGACTTCACCTCGACGGTAGTCGTCCCGTGGGCCAGCATCGTGTCGAGGTGGTCGAGCAGGTTGTCGAGCAACTGCTGGTTGGTGGCCTCTCTGGTGGCTTTGACGG
The sequence above is a segment of the Halorussus halophilus genome. Coding sequences within it:
- the hutH gene encoding histidine ammonia-lyase translates to MTVRLDGESLTPEDVAAVARDDEPVAVPDEAREKVRTARERVEEVVESGEPVYGVNTGFGELVDERIPREDIERLQLNLVRSHAAGAGRELGREEVRAMMLGRVNALVKGYSGVREAVIDQLVSMLNDGIHPVVKSRGSLGASGDLAPLAHLALVLIGEGQADVESGDENRRLPGDEALAAAELDPLTLKAKEGIALINGTQLSAGLAALAVVDAERAIRAADVAGALTTEVTMGTTASSDQSIAAIRPHQGHAESARNVKRLTEDSEIVESHRNCDRVQDAYSLRCLPQVHGAVRDAVRHLREAVEVELNSATDNPLIFDADETDPRASGTENAAVLSGGNFHGDPLALPLDYLTNAITELAAISERRVDRMVNPNIQEEYLPAFLTEKSGLRSGYMIAQYTAAALLNENRATGRPSMDNTPVSGNQEDHVSMSAQSAYDARSAVSNAITIVGIELLCGAQAADFIQEDLDHGVGTAAAYETVRNVVPHLGDDRAIHHDIEDADALVWSGLLEERVEDALGGQLA
- the hutI gene encoding imidazolonepropionase, with product MTLTTVVYDAAEVVTVEGKAETETGSGESRESDERDGPLGVYTDAAIAVEDGEVARVGPSGPVTREFPPENAENAIDASGKAVLPGFVDPHTHALFAGDRSDEFEAKLQGKTYQEILEDGGGILRTVKATREATNQQLLDNLLDHLDTMLAHGTTTVEVKSGYGLDTETELRMLDVIDRADTRHPVDVVPTFMGAHAVPQEMDTDEYVAEVVNEQIPAVADQGIAEFCDVFCEEGVFSVEQSRRVLKTGEEAGMTPKVHAEELAHIGGTQLAAEIGATSADHLLYSDEDDIAALVENDVVPVLLPGTAFGLGAEYADARAFLDAGAPVAVATDFNPNCYSQSMGFANSLSCVEMGMTPAEALVASTSNAAKALDLPESVGTLRESSPADMAILDAPSYVHVPYNFGVNAVETVLKDGKVVHDESGEAEVTR